The following is a genomic window from bacterium.
CCATTTAAATTTTCTCCCACATTAACTGCTTACCTTTTTTCGGGAGGCCACAGAGTGCCTCCCCTACAATTATTGCGGCGGCTCTTCCTTCTTTTCCTCTTTCGTTTCTTCTTTAGACTCTTTTTCTTTAGTTGCCTTTTTGAATTCTTTGATTCCTTCTCCTATAGATTTTGCAATTTTGGGTAACTTACCAGCACCGAAGATAATTAGAACAATGACCAGGATAATTATTAGTTCCGTTACACCCAGCCCTCCCAGCATAATTATTTCCTCCTTAATTCCTCTTATCCCCAACTTCATCGAGGATTAGATTAACCATTTCCCCCGTTCTTCTCTCTATCTCAGGAGACAATTCCAGTCCGTAACCTATATCTTTCGGCTCAATCCCGATTATGACTGTGTGGGGAAGTTCGCCCATCTTCCGAGCTATGGCAAGTGTCTCCACCACACCCAGCTGGTGCAATGAAGTCATTCCCCTTGCACCTTTAAGAAGAGAGTCATCCACACGTATTTTATAAGTTTTCCCCGGTTTACCTCCCAGTTTGATAGCATCCACAATAATCAATTTGGCAACTTCTTCCGCCCGAGGAATACAATCCAAAATAGAAGTTCCTCCATCTACAAGTCTAACTCTTTTGTCGATTTCCATTTCCCTGAGTTTCTGAATAAGGTGGACACCTACTCCTTCATCTCTTAACAACAGGTTACCCACTCCCAGAACGACTACTTTATCCGCTCTCAATATCCTTTTCACCTTCTTCCCGGGAAATGTTTTCAGACAGTTTCTTTTCTACTTCTTTTCTTATCTCTTCCGGAGGCTCCTGTTCAATGGCCTCGCGAAAATCCTGCGTGGCTCTCCTCAACTGTCTCACAGCCTTTCCAATAGCCCTGCCCACCTCGGGCAATCTACGAGGACCAAAAAGTATCAACACCAGAACAAGGATAACGACTAATTCCTGCATTCCCACGCCAAACAAAGGATTTCTCACCGCCAATTCTGCAATTTCAGGTGCCACCGAAGGCAACTATCAGACCGATGTCAACCTTAGTTTCTTTCCCGTTCTCGACTTTAGCTTCTACTTTATTATCAAAAAAACCCTCTTTAGTCACCATAATTGTGTAGATTTCTGGAGAAAGACCGGAAAAAGTGAAATTCCCGGAACTATCTGTAGTCGCTGTAAGTTCTGTCTCATCCAAAGTCAAGGTTACTTTTGCGCCCTCAACGCCTCCGCCCTGGAACGTATTGTTCACTTTGCCCACAATAGTCCCCCCTGCTTTTCCAGCACCTCCACATCCCAGCAGTAGACAGAAACTAACTATTACTATTAGAGTGAACGGAAATAATTTCTTCATTCTCATTACTTACCCTCCCAAGAAAGAAGCTTCCAATCGAATATTAAGTTTCTTCATTTTCTTTTCTTTCACCACAAGCTCACTGAGCGAATAAGCAAAATATCCCGGCTTCGTGACTGTGATTGCATAATTGCCGGGCTCGAGCTCTGGCAAACTATAATTTCCCAAATTATCCGTAGTTGCAGTTACAGCCCAGACTTGGGGAGAGGCTTCGGTAACATGCTTCAATGCAGTAATAGTTATTGTCACACCTTCAACAGGCTTTTTTGTCTCCTTATCAATTACTTTCCCATAAACACCCGTCCCTTCGGGAGCCTTCTCACATCCCATAATTAACATCCCTGCTACCACGAGCACCATTCCAAAAATAACCCACCTTTTCATATTTCCTCCTTATATATATTTGCTAAGATTACAATAGGAGTAGCAGAGCTTGCTCTGCGTCATTAACGCGAAACAAGTTTCGCTACTCCGTATGATATAACACCTCTCTAATCCCAAGCAGAACAGCGACCCCAGGCATTGGGCGCTCTCAATTCTTTAGGAC
Proteins encoded in this region:
- the tatA gene encoding twin-arginine translocase TatA/TatE family subunit gives rise to the protein MLGGLGVTELIIILVIVLIIFGAGKLPKIAKSIGEGIKEFKKATKEKESKEETKEEKKEEPPQ
- a CDS encoding hydrogenase maturation protease, which codes for MKRILRADKVVVLGVGNLLLRDEGVGVHLIQKLREMEIDKRVRLVDGGTSILDCIPRAEEVAKLIIVDAIKLGGKPGKTYKIRVDDSLLKGARGMTSLHQLGVVETLAIARKMGELPHTVIIGIEPKDIGYGLELSPEIERRTGEMVNLILDEVGDKRN
- the tatA gene encoding twin-arginine translocase TatA/TatE family subunit translates to MRNPLFGVGMQELVVILVLVLILFGPRRLPEVGRAIGKAVRQLRRATQDFREAIEQEPPEEIRKEVEKKLSENISREEGEKDIESG
- a CDS encoding carboxypeptidase-like regulatory domain-containing protein; this encodes MKKLFPFTLIVIVSFCLLLGCGGAGKAGGTIVGKVNNTFQGGGVEGAKVTLTLDETELTATTDSSGNFTFSGLSPEIYTIMVTKEGFFDNKVEAKVENGKETKVDIGLIVAFGGT
- a CDS encoding carboxypeptidase-like regulatory domain-containing protein, whose amino-acid sequence is MKRWVIFGMVLVVAGMLIMGCEKAPEGTGVYGKVIDKETKKPVEGVTITITALKHVTEASPQVWAVTATTDNLGNYSLPELEPGNYAITVTKPGYFAYSLSELVVKEKKMKKLNIRLEASFLGG